A portion of the Chaetodon trifascialis isolate fChaTrf1 chromosome 7, fChaTrf1.hap1, whole genome shotgun sequence genome contains these proteins:
- the pou3f2b gene encoding POU domain, class 3, transcription factor 2, translating to MATAASNHYNILTSSASIVHSEPGSMQQATAYRDAQSLLQSDYPLQSNSHTLSHAHQWITALSHGEGAPWSSSPLGAEQDIKPAVQGARDEMHNSSSNLQHQSRPPHLVHQTHGNHHDGRAWRTTTAAHIPSMATTNGQSLIYSQPGFSVNGLIPGSGQGMHHHNLRDSHDDHHSPHLSEHGHPPSQHQHQHRPQSHHDHSDEDTPTSDDLEQFAKQFKQRRIKLGFTQADVGLALGTLYGNVFSQTTICRFEALQLSFKNMCKLKPLLNKWLEEADSTSGSPTSLDKIAAQGRKRKKRTSIEVSVKGALESHFLKCPKPAASEIISLADSLHLEKEVVRVWFCNRRQKEKRMTPPGALPGSEDVYGDTPPHHGVQTPVQ from the coding sequence ATGGCGACCGCAGCGTCTAACCACTACAACATCCTCACCTCCAGCGCATCCATCGTGCACTCGGAGCCCGGCAGCATGCAGCAAGCCACGGCGTACCGGGACGCGCAGAGCCTGTTGCAGAGCGACTATCCTCTGCAGAGCAACAGTCACACGCTCAGCCACGCACACCAGTGGATCACGGCGCTGTCCCACGGAGAGGGAGCCCCGTGGTCCTCCAGCCCACTCGGCGCGGAGCAGGACATCAAACCCGCGGTGCAGGGCGCCCGGGACGAGATGCACAACTCCAGCAGCAACCTGCAGCACCAATCGCGGCCACCCCACCTGGTGCACCAGACGCACGGGAACCACCACGACGGCCGGGCGTGGAGAACCACCACCGCGGCGCACATACCGAGCATGGCGACGACGAACGGCCAAAGCCTTATTTACTCTCAGCCGGGCTTCAGTGTCAACGGGCTGATCCCGGGCAGCGGGCAGGGGATGCACCACCACAACCTAAGAGACAGTCATGACGACCACCACAGCCCGCACCTCAGCGAACACGGCCACCCTCCGTCCCAGCATCAGCACCAGCACCGACCGCAGAGCCACCACGACCACTCGGACGAGGATACGCCGACCTCGGACGACCTGGAGCAGTTCGCCAAGCAGTTCAAACAGCGGAGGATCAAGCTGGGCTTTACGCAGGCGGACGTGGGACTCGCCCTGGGGACCCTGTACGGAAATGTGTTTTCCCAAACCACCATATGCAGGTTTGAGGCCCTGCAGctcagcttcaaaaacatgtgcAAGCTGAAGCCTCTGTTGAACAAGTGGTTGGAGGAGGCGGACTCCACCTCGGGCAGCCCGACCAGCTTGGACAAAATCGCGGCGCaggggaggaaaaggaaaaaacgGACTTCAATCGAGGTAAGCGTAAAGGGAGCTTTGGAGAGCCATTTTTTGAAGTGCCCTAAACCGGCAGCGTCGGAAATAATCAGCCTGGCGGACAGTCTGCACCTGGAGAAAGAAGTGGTGAGGGTTTGGTTTTGTAacaggagacagaaggagaaacgGATGACCCCTCCCGGAGCTCTGCCGGGGAGCGAGGATGTGTACGGGGACACGCCGCCGCACCACGGGGTCCAGACCCCGGTCCAATGA